A single window of Treponema denticola ATCC 35405 DNA harbors:
- the rplL gene encoding 50S ribosomal protein L7/L12, whose amino-acid sequence MAALTNEQIIEAIGEKTILELSELIKAMEEKFGVTAAAPVAVVAGGAAGGGAAEEEKTEFTVTLKGLSDPGKKIGVIKEVRNVIPGLGLKEAKELVEGAPKVLKEDVSKEEAAKIKEAITAAGGEVEIA is encoded by the coding sequence ATGGCAGCATTAACAAATGAACAAATTATTGAAGCAATCGGCGAAAAAACGATTCTCGAACTTTCCGAGCTTATCAAGGCTATGGAAGAAAAATTCGGTGTAACAGCCGCTGCTCCCGTTGCAGTAGTTGCAGGCGGAGCTGCAGGAGGCGGAGCCGCTGAAGAAGAGAAGACAGAATTCACTGTTACTCTTAAAGGTCTTTCCGATCCCGGTAAAAAGATCGGTGTTATTAAAGAAGTTCGAAACGTTATTCCCGGCCTCGGCTTGAAGGAAGCTAAAGAGCTTGTTGAAGGAGCTCCGAAAGTCCTTAAAGAAGATGTTTCTAAAGAAGAAGCAGCCAAGATTAAGGAAGCTATTACAGCCGCCGGCGGTGAAGTTGAAATTGCTTAA